The Octadecabacter arcticus 238 genome contains a region encoding:
- a CDS encoding DUF2794 domain-containing protein, with amino-acid sequence MNAPTPFPNSAPTQIAFHRTELNAILSLYGRFVAAGEWRDYGISHLKEVAVFSVFRRTAEHPMYRIEKRPSLRMKQGQYVVIGMEGRILKRGNDLRQVLRVLERKLIRAID; translated from the coding sequence ATGAACGCACCGACACCATTTCCCAACTCAGCGCCGACACAAATCGCATTTCATCGCACCGAACTTAACGCGATCCTGTCTTTATATGGGCGGTTCGTGGCAGCGGGTGAATGGCGCGACTATGGGATTTCGCACCTCAAAGAGGTCGCGGTTTTTTCGGTCTTTCGACGCACGGCGGAGCACCCGATGTATCGCATCGAGAAACGCCCAAGCCTTCGGATGAAACAAGGGCAATACGTTGTGATCGGGATGGAGGGGCGGATCCTTAAACGTGGCAACGATCTGCGCCAAGTGTTGCGGGTGTTGGAACGTAAATTGATCCGGGCCATCGATTGA